From the Xiphophorus hellerii strain 12219 chromosome 20, Xiphophorus_hellerii-4.1, whole genome shotgun sequence genome, the window CTCCTCCCAGTCATTTTTCTTTGACCTATTAAACCATAGAAATCTGTGAAAGTGATCCTCTTGAAAATAACACGCCCATaatgaaattaatatttcatgatCTACAAGACatagaaaagcaggaaaaatgcATCACAGCTACTTAAAGGCTTTATTAGCTATATTCACAGCAAACACTGACAAAAGTCCACTTAGTCACAAGTCTATTATGCAgagtaaaaagaacaaaaaacccCTGAACATTATCCATTTGGCAGCAGTGGAGCAGAACAGTGACCTTCTGTCATCAAAATTAGTTCCTTATTTAACATCGTCttggaaaaatctgttttgtcacGTGACAAAAAGTCATTGCAGAGCGCAGAATCAGACAGTCCAGAAATCGTTTAGTTTGTGGGATCCCTACTAGACACCATCGTTCACCAATCACCGCAAGGAAATAGAGTTTTCTACACGATATCCAGGAGACAAAGAAGCCGAAAAGTCAGGAATCACATCAGTGTGACACAGGGACGATAGATTACAGAAGCTCAGTGGGAATATTTTACTCTAATATGGATTgtaatcataaaataaagaaggtCTCACTGTGTCTCCCACATGAACCTTAAGGGCTAAGTTATAGTCACgcttttaaaagtttgcatTGAGCCAAGCAAGATTTGAGGCTTTTACATTTGGTGGCTACCTTGGTGTGGTATTGTCCGATAATGAGCCCTCATAGAGGCTGAGTTAGAAAACATTTGGAGAGCATGCAAGGCCAGTAGCCAACAGCGGGGATAAGGTGTTGATGTCAAACTGTCCTCGAGAAATGCAGTTTGACATCACTAATCTAATGGCCAAGCTAACTGTAGCTGTAGCCTGGTTGGGCAGGGAGGGAAATAAAGCCTGGcagcccaccaggcttataatacaccaTGGTCAACCCTGACGAGGCATCACTCATAGTCGATGTAGTGAGAAGTCACTGTCATGATGATGCCCATGTGTCATGTGGTCCAAACTCTctgactgtgtttttgttttgttgtctgtcATACATGTGCACATAATGGAGCTTCATTAAGACGTTTACTTTGTACCATAATGTATTTTGGCTCAAGTGTAAATGCCCTGAAGAAGGggagtgttttaataaaagagctGGACACGGTGCTTCTGCTCCAACGGTTATTATTAACTCGATTTAACAGATTTATGTTAGCAACAGCGCTAACAACAGAATTTAACATTCGGAGTGCCAAAAGAACTCACAGCTTTCTGAAAGTTAATAAACTCATTTACAATATACAGGcgtgtatatacatatactcATACCTGAAGAAGGggagtgttttaataaaagagctGGACACGGTGCTTCTGCTCCAACGGTTATTATTAACTAAGGAGGAAGTTCCGGTGCTCTTCACTATAGCTAGCGCAAGCGCTAgactccccctgctggttgGATTTGACCACTGCTTCAGCCAAATCAGACTAGCCAGCCTCTGAAATAACCACATTTCAATCCATCACACAAGCACTTGAAAGAGTTGCTTGAACATGTTATTTGCACAACCGAGTCCGAGTGTAAATCTTTGCAAATAATTGCGATCGCCTCTGTTATCTGAATTCCTCGCTGAGATTTGGCTGGTCAGTAAGTTCCTCGGTTTCTCTCGTTTTGCCGCTGAAGCAGGACTATAAGGTGAgatgaatttaaaatgtgagCCGTTTTCTCAGTAGTGCACCTGAAGAAAATTGCATCACACCAGTGCAACTAGTCCTTGGGAggtaaaaagtctaaaatgtgGTCGTTATATGAACATTTCAACTCGAATGAGGTGTAATATCCTGTTCAGTCTTTGGTTCTCATTAAGAGGATGTGGCCATTTATCTTCTTCTGTTGGTGTCCACAAGTAGGCCTCTCACTGAAATCGCCAGGTAGCTCATGGTTGATACTTCCAGACCAGCCGTGTCTTCGAACTCTACTTGTTGCTGCAGTTGTCTGGCTCCTAAAGACTTGAGTTGCtggtgagaagaaaaaaagggctTTGCTGTCGCTGCAGGCAGTTTGGTCAGTGGCAATGTCTCTGGCCATACAGACCCGAAAAATTGGACTTTATGGCCGTTTTCTGGTACATGAGACTAGAAGAAGAAGCTCCTGTAAAATGGTAAATGTCCTGTACTTGTGTATCCAGTCtagaggactccaaagcacttcatgctgcattcagtcattcaccctcTGATAGGGGTGAGCTACTAACATAAGTTAACAGTTGTAAAAGTTTATATTCTGTCATCTGTAGTTAAGTTTTCATCCGACTGTCATGGAAATTTGAGTTTCCTTCTGCTGGTTTGGAGCGAATCAACCAGGCTACGCAAAGCGTAATTTGGTCAGTAGAGGTTGCAAACTAGCATGGAGCATTCATGTAGCTATTGGGCAAGTAGTAATAGTTCTGTCATGTCAGCTAGTATTGGTGATGTTATGTGCTGTCCAGAGCCGTATATGAAGAAATGTAATTGTAACAGTGGAAAATGGCTGTGAGGTAAAAGTTCGCTACTTATTTGGAAAGCCTGTTTCAATCTCTGCTCTCAaagtgtgaagtgctttggcTCACATCAACTCTGTTTcagaaaaggttttgttttatcgTGTGTCTGTATATTCTGCCCTGGTTCAGGTTTTCAGGCTTATGCAGAAGATAGTTTTCTATGTAGCAGGTAGAAACGCTGCGGCTGTTTTTAACCCAACTGTGTCAGTATTTGGTTTGGAAAATTAAGCTAAATGTTGTCAAAAGctaatttgcttttctttaataaactgaTCTCTAATTAGGCCTGtagcgataaacggtaaatcaattaatcgtacgataaattaaaactatcgacatcattttaattatcggcattatcgtctcttccggcctttttctctttctgttgatgacactgaatgaaaaaaggctcaactccggttctctccactgaccctcccttcctcatttcctcagtgtaaagcccagcgcacaccacacgatcttagagctgccagccgattgtcggcccatttccaaaacctgacagacccacacattagccgacagaaatcctaggtataacggttccatcgggttcggtcctgccgtgtggtgtccaacaatgggcacaaaataatggctacaagttcagtgaactaattttaaaaccaggcattaatcaatgctttactacaatctacctgcaatgcatgtggctagtgtcagcgtaaagtcctgacccaatgaaaatcattataacttatttacgtcacgttaacgaagaacagctgaaaagttaccgggtttatcaactgcggtagcaatttcgctccaactcctcctcttgtcatttctatattctttgcatgttgaataaacattaatgttgtttctacatatcatctccaatgtccgctggacttcgggttgcgccgtgtcagctgtttgggattcccctccgtaatttcccctcagaaagctggaggagaatccgcgctttctgattggctgcctgtcacattcaacaggctgcgttaagctcccagtgggaaaacccctgatttagatcggagcagcaacgacgatctaccgtaacacaccacacaatcttagaaagaccaactttctaagattgtcataaggggaaaaataggagcaaaaaatcatgtagtgtgaattattgcatcaggtagtggatgtgcccatcttctctatttaaatctaattattactgaagggcaacataatatacagacttcataatctgccctcttttgattgaatgcagtatttatttccactttggctttatgttgtttaggttttttttcaagtgagttttttgttaatggagactgagaatccattttatttttgtttttggttgttttgtttattttgtttatcagttgcagtgttaaatgttcttttgaaaataaagtgtatctatctttggcaggaaatcgcatgcattattacgtcatttccattaaatcagtgtaaaaagatcttcaaacaatattatcgtttatcgcaataatttttgagacaattaatcgttgagcaaaatttgctatcgtgacaggcctagttatATATTAACagtaaagatttttattatCAGTGGGGATATAATTCAATGCTGCTTTGGCCTAATTAGATCCTGTTTCATTCTGCTGCATATATTTGTCAAAAATTCAACGATTTTTTCTTATTCATGTAAAAACCCACTGATCCTGTTtggtcaaatattttcaaaaatctcAATCTGGAGTCCAGTTTATGGTTCTGTTTTAAACTGGTGACCTTGCTAATGCTTCACTCGCTTTTTTCCCTTATAGGTTCACAAACATGGCTGCTTCACCTCAAGGTCCCCTGGTCCGTCGGCCATTGGCGTTCGCCAATGAGGAGCGGAGGGCGGTTCACTCCTGGTCCCGCATCTCCTCAGCAGGACAAAATGTCCTGCTGGACGCTCTGAAGATCCTGAGCCCGATGTCTCGAGACCTTTCCTGCACGGAGGAGCTGGTGACCTTCCTGCAGGAGCTCAGCGAGGAAGGCCACAGGCCCACTATTCTGCGCAGCAAGGACGTGTACTGCTACCGCTCCTGCACCAGCCTTCCCATGACCGAGGAAATGCTCAAGTTGGTCAGCAAGAATGTGAGACCCGCCAccaagaagaggaagaggaagcctCAGGTCAAGAAGCGGGAGGTTCATCCGTCCTGGAGCACCACCGAGAGGAGCAGCCCGAGGATCCAAGGGATTCGGCCTCCGGAGGTTCTGGTGGACCGTCACACCGTCGTCTGCAGCAGGACACCAATTCAAACTGTAGAAATGTTGGAAGACGACGTGCAGCCGTGCCTCAGACTGACCAGCATCGAAGGCCTGTCTGGCTTCCACACGGCCAGACTCCAGATTCAAACTGTCTGGGAGTCTGAGACGCCGCCCGTCTCCTTCCCCTCGCCGCGGCTCCCTCCAACGCTATCAGGAATACCGTCTCAGCCTTCTCAGAACGGTGGCGGGGCGCCCACCAAAGCCGTGGCCTTGTTCAGCCAGAAGAGCCTGTCCTGTCCGATCCGGCTGGACGGCGCCCTCATCGGGGACTCCGCGCCGTTCTTCTACGCCAACGGTCGGCCGGTCTCTCAGACGCACACAGACCTGACCAGCAACGGCTGGAGGGGCAACGGCCTCCACCAGGATGTTCCCGGGTCCAAGGGAATGACAGGCGCCACGCGGCAGAGAAACGGTTGGAAGGACAAGAAAAATTTAGGACGCAAAGTGATAAAGGTGGACGATTCGCGGTCCGTGGCGGAGGCCTGCAGGAAAGCGCAGAAGATCCTGCAGGTCAACCTTTCTCCGGTGATCCAGATCCAACCGCTCAACCACGTTCTGAGGGACTTCCGGTTCCAGAAGCAGTGAAAGCCCCGACCCAAACTCACTTTGTCCGTTAGCAGATCTTAGTGTTTCCCATCCGTCGACCTCCACTGGACCGATCCGGTccagtccggtccggtccgtGGTCGTAGCGGACGTCGTACCTGCGGTTCTGCCGGGTCGTGTTGAGGATCCGGACAGAAGCGCCGTCTGTCGTCTCTATGCTGGTACATGTTCACTGTTCAGTCGACGCTACACTAAACCTAACAGTCATCCAGCCACTCTGCCGTAgatgaaggtcaaaggtcaatttCTTCTCCTTTCAGAAGGTGTCGAGTTCAGTCAGctgttgtgaaaatatttaagcaaatgcattttgttagaaatgtaagtattttttacttgtttctgCCGCTCTGCTCGTTTCCCTGAAAGAAGGAAAATGGAGCTGATGTCAGGACAAaagtatctttttttaatttaatcaatttcGACTAAAAGGgggaaatatttagtttctttttctaatttccttttttgtgtctCTGGGACGATGAACAGTAAGAGTTTGGGCccacagaaacataaattaaataataagtTATTCACAAAGTGTTCCTTTGGTTGGTGCATCAACAGGCTGAGAAATGAGGTCTTATGTGTTACTGCAGGGAATATTTGATGTCTCTTAGTTACAGAacgtaaaaaaacaaagacaaaacacacaaatctggtcttctaatgttttcatttcaactgGTCTCCTGTAATATAAACTGTTTTGTGATTATTGGTTTATCGGTTTCAGATTAAGATTCAGAAAATTCTCCaagttttgagaaaaacatttgttcacAGTAATTTAACTTAAAACCTCTTCACTCTATGATGCTGGTTTCTGGCCCATTAAATAATCCAGatgaattattaattaattataaatccaaatcctgttctggttctggaaactGTTTGGATCATTTTTCTTGGTTAAACTGGTTCGATCAACAGGTGCTAATTGTTGGTGGGATCGTTGGTGCTCCTCGAAGAATGTCAATGTTGCTTTCATTTCTACTTCAGATTGGTGCATTTAAGAGCAACGATTTCTGGGcgctgctgccccctgcaggttGGGATGTGCACGACAAGCCGCTTTTCTAAGTGTTTAAACTGTGAGGAACCAGCTGAAACCATCGTCATGTCATCTGTGACATCCGTGTGTATTTTCTGCTATTAAACCACAATTCACAAGacaatttttttccttcagtgctaaaaataaaagtagcttAGAGAAAAAGCTGAAACCTAAAATCTCCTCAGttgctttttctgtttgatttaaattattaaatggtCTTTGAATGGTTCAGAAAACAGCAGGTACATAAAACTAGTTTGTAACATTTCAAGTGAAGCAACCAGCAATCAGTAATTGACTTAATGAACCTGGATGGTGATTGGTTGGAATAGCGGGTCCACTTCGGAAAAACATGAAGGTCCTTTCTATGAAGGCGGCGGTTTCCCTGTTTGACCCGAGGCTGCACCAGTGTTGGGTGATCGGCTTTACAGACGTGCTTCTCTGCGCTGGTGAAGTTCGTGTGGCCCCGGATCCCAACCCTCCGCTGTCTGTCTGCAGTCACGTTCATCCCCTTTTCTAGACCGTTTCTGTTAGTCTTGTTTGTGCAACATTTGTATTATAATGTATTTCCTACAtgatctttgaaaaaaaaatttgttcaataaaaatgacttgaaaacaatctttatgttttatatttaatatgttaTAATGACCTTAGTATTGATGACCGGTTTACCAAATGGCTCAGAGAATGGCTGAACTCCGGACTTGATCAAGTCTGAAACTGTCACGAATTGCgggtgaggggtggtgaggcagacgctgcagacccaggtaagaagaataaatgattttaataaagcaaaccAGTCCAatcaacgggcagcacggccgagcggaagccagggctcgacacCGGAAGCAACCGTATCACAAaggacaacacgaaggactgagcgcacattcgacaaggacccgacagagacgcagacacacaggtggcattaaatacacgggagggaaatcacagaaacgagacacacctgggaacaatcaagaggaggacaggacaacgaagagactcagagacacagaacaCGACAGAAACATAATCAATCCATGGGAACATTTGCGTTTGACTtgctccagttttgttttttttcttagtgaGGCTTTGCACACCCGGAAatgtccgtctgtccatccagtCCGTTTTTCTTACTACCTTCTTTGCTAAATGGTTGCGCACGTCAGGAATGTTTTAGCCACTTTTcactcctgtttttgttttttaaaataagttatgagGCGataccttaaactgctgctgtgctttgttgctaggtaaccaaagagtgagtgagttgctaggtaaccaagcCGACCGAGTGAATTAGTTGACGTCACCAGCCGTGAGACGTTCAGctgctaaagcctttcctctgcctacatctcccagaatgctgtgcggttctggctCGAATTTCAGTGAAGTGATTTAATATTCTATCAGagctatttttaattaatatttattacgTACCTATCACGATAGATATTATGGATTTATTGCCCAATTGAActgtctgttttgtgtttatgaatatttttattagccTTTCGGACTGATGTGAAATTGCAGTTTACCTCAGCTGTCGGTAAATTACGGAACTTGATATTCATGAGTATGAAGTTCTCAAGCTTCATACGGAAACGCCAAAATAGCGACATTTAGTCGCAGCCAAATGGCGacaaaagttgggagaaaacgCCAATCAGTTATTGTTCAATTCATTATCCAATCGATGTAAACATAAGCACAAtactttggttatttttttgggggggggggtccagaaatgaaaaaaggtcaaagtaaaaaaaaaagaaacaatatttaactgaTAAGTAATTTAAATGAGCAAACTCACTCTAAAAACtaactaactgaattagacaaacaaaaagtcataatgaaataaaaccaaacaataaagaaaaatcccaAACTACCATGGTCTGATCTTGGAGCCATTTTGTTCTCCCTGAAACTGCAGATCATTACCAACCAACCAGGAGGAGGCGCTGCTGCAGGATCTTTTCTGTCTGTTGCTCCTGCAACAAGCTCTGCGCTGGTGGTAACCCGTCTGCTCCTCCACAGCAGAACATTTTGATGATTCGGCTGTAATCATCTGCATGTGAGCTGgatctgctgctggaggagattTCAGGCTCTCAGAGCTGATCGTGTTTAACAGATTAAATCCTTATGCAGCAGATTATCTGCATCTAAACCAACGtgaaccaaaacattttttcttaaaatatgattttcctTCAGCTATGGAGCATTTTGTGTTTGCAGTAGAGATCAGAGCGCAGCTGCAGGTGATTACATCTCTAATTATTCAGTGGGCTTCGTAGGTTTGAACAGATGCAGAAGCTCTGAAGCGACTTTAATCTGTTGGAGGAGAAGCAGCCAAACAAAGGATTCATTCCGAAAACTGTCGTCTCCTGCTTGGGAAATCATCTGCTGGAATTTTAACCAAGACCTTATTTCTGCTTCCAGGGTTTTATAGTGTGGCCAGACTTCCTCTGATGTCCCTGGGCCCAATCAGTTTGCTCCAGTCAGAATGAGGTCATCA encodes:
- the ccdc71 gene encoding coiled-coil domain-containing protein 71, which gives rise to MAASPQGPLVRRPLAFANEERRAVHSWSRISSAGQNVLLDALKILSPMSRDLSCTEELVTFLQELSEEGHRPTILRSKDVYCYRSCTSLPMTEEMLKLVSKNVRPATKKRKRKPQVKKREVHPSWSTTERSSPRIQGIRPPEVLVDRHTVVCSRTPIQTVEMLEDDVQPCLRLTSIEGLSGFHTARLQIQTVWESETPPVSFPSPRLPPTLSGIPSQPSQNGGGAPTKAVALFSQKSLSCPIRLDGALIGDSAPFFYANGRPVSQTHTDLTSNGWRGNGLHQDVPGSKGMTGATRQRNGWKDKKNLGRKVIKVDDSRSVAEACRKAQKILQVNLSPVIQIQPLNHVLRDFRFQKQ